The sequence AAGGTCGGACTTTGCCAATTTTCACCTGAACGGCTCATCACACGGAGCAGATAGCCCGTGAAAATCGTTACCAAAAGATTGGACAACACTGTGTAGTAAAGGAGCATACCAAAGCCACCGTGCTTGGTAATTTCTAAATAAACCCCTGTAAATGCCGCTAAAAACAAGAGCACACGACTATAAAAGATAAATTTATAATTCAGTTTCATGGCTAGATTTTCTTAACAAATTCTGACTTGAGTTTCATAGCTCCAAAACCATCAATCTTACAGTCGATGTTGTGGTCACCTTCTACGATACGGATATTTTTAACACGAGTTCCTTGTTTCAAATCCTTAGGTGCACCTTTTACTTTCAAGTCCTTGATGAGGGTTACAGTATCGCCGTCAGCCAATTTATTTCCATTGGCATCGATAGCAACAACACCTTCTTCTACTTCTGCAACTTCAGCAGGATTCCATTCATAGGCACACTCTGGGCAAACCAAGAGACTTCCGTCTTCGTAGACATATTCTGAATTACATTTTGGGCAATTTGGTAAGTTGTTCATGGGTTCTCCTTATAACATTTCACTATTCTTTGAAAATCAAAATTTCTCGAACAGCAACTATTATACCGTAAAATCCTAGATTTGACAATGTTTCCTAAGGGCTAGCAAACAAAAAAGTCATGCACCTTTTTACAGTTACATGACTTTTAAAAGATGATTGATCATGGGCACTTATCAAGCACCTCATGATAAAAGGGGTAGCAACTATATCTTACAAACCAGGAGCTTGTCCAAGTTCTGCTGTAAGCATCCAAACTGTTTTCTCAAGTTCAGCCTTAGCCCCAACAAAGATATCGTTTGTAACATCATCACCTTCTTCGTCAGTTACATCCAAAGCTTTTTGGAAAAGAGTGATGAGGTAGCGATAAATTGCTAGAACACGTTCCAAGCTTTCTTCAACGTTACGGAATTCTCCTTCTTCTTCTTCGATTTCACTGTGTTGAAGGAATTCTGTCAAAGTTGAATAAGGTTTTCCACCAAGAGTAATCAAACGTTCACTGATTTCGTCAAGATAGCTATCAAGACTGTCCATGTATTCATCCATTTTTGGATGCCATACGAGGAAGCCACGACCACGCATATACCAGTGAACTTGGTGAAGGGCAATGTGAGCCACATACAAGTCCGCTACTGCTTGGTTCAATACTTCCTTTGTTTTTGCCAATGCTACTGGCGCTGTTTTAGATAATGTTGTTACGTCTTTTACTGCTTCTTTTTTCAATTCAACCATATTTCTTACCTCTTTTCATTTTTTTATAACTACTTCACAGTAGCTATAATACAAGTATACTACTACCAGAAAATGATATCAAGGAAAATGTACTATCTGAGAAAAGTTGCAATAGACTGATAATTTAAGAAAAATATACAGAATTTTTTTTAAAAAAAGACAGTCTTAAAAGACTGTCTGGAATAACCTAGATTATTTTACAAAGTCAAGCAATGCCAAGAAGCTTTCAGCTTCAAGTGACGCACCACCAACAAGGGCACCGTCAACGTCTGGGCAAGCCATGTATGAAGCAACGTTTTCAGGTTTAACAGAACCACCGTATTGAACACGAACTTTGTCCGCAACTTCTTGACCGAAGTCGGCTGCTACAACGTCACGAACAACTTTACACATTTTTTGTGCATCGTCTTGTGAAGCTGATTTACCAGTACCGATAGCCCAGATTGGCTCATAAGCGATAACTGATGCAGCAACTTGTTCAGCTGTCAATCCAGCCAATGCAGCAGATACTTGAGCACCTACGAATTCAGCAGCTTTACCAGCTTCGTAAGTTTCAAGTGACTCACCACAACAGATGATTGGAAGCATACCGTTTGCAAAGATTGCTTTTGCTTTTTTGTTGATATCTTCGTCAGTTTCATGGAAGTAGTCACGACGTTCTGAGTGACCGATCACAACGTAGTCTGTACCGATTTCTTTCAAAACTTGTGGGCTAGTTTCACCAGTGAACGCACCTGCATTTTCAAAGTAGCAGTTTTGAGCAGCAACTTTAAGGTTTGAACCTTTAGCAGCAGCAAGAACAGCTGTCAAATCAACTGCAGGAGCTGCGATACCTGCTTCAACAAGGTCTGATGAAGGAAGTTTTGATGCAACGGCTTCAACGAATGCTTTTGCTTCTTCTGGATTTTTGTTCATTTTCCAGTTACCAGCGATAAATGGTTTACGTGACATTTCACATACCTCTTTTTTCATTTTATTCACTATTATTCTATCATATTTATAAGGAGCTTGCAAACCTTACTCTAATTTTCAAGATTTTTCAAGCGACTAATCTTGCCACAAATTCATGGCATCGAGGAAATCAGCCGAAGCCTGAACTTGTTTGGGATTGTTCGCTTCTCGCTCTGCTCGTTTGGCCTCTACCTGAGTCACAGACTTAATACCTTCATGGCGCCAGTTTCGTAGGATTGCCTGAATATATTTCCAGTTTGGCTTGCCATTGAGAACGGCCTCTCGGAGAGCTTCCTTGATCAAATCCGCCTTAACTCCGTCTTCTTTGACAGTCTTAGAAAGATCTTCGATTTCAAATGGTGTTAATAAGCGACCCAATTCCTGCTGAAAAGTTTCAACCAGATCCTTCAACTGATTCTGCGGGTTTGGGGCAGTTGTAGCTGGAGTTTGGGTATCCAACAAGCTATCTAAGCGTTCAAAAGCCAGACTAGCATCAAAAATGAGCTCAATTTCCCCATTTAGTTCAATGGTCCGATATTGCAGCAAACCATTTTCAGTCAAATTCGAAATAGATTGGTTGACATCTGCCACCTCTTTCCCAATGATTTCAGCTATTTGGCTAGGCGAAATATCTCCTAAGGCTGTGGTATTTTGTAAATAGAAAAATTGCCAGACGAGAAAATCTTCGCTGGAAGGAAAGAGTTCCTTAAAATGCAAGAGCAGGGCACTTGGCAAAACCAAGTTCCCTGTTTTAAAAGCGTCAAAATATGTCATAATTCCTCTTATAAATATCCAAATGCAGCCGCATCATCCTCTACCTTTCTCCAGTCAAAAGGGGTTTCTTGATAAACTGCATAGTTTACCCAATTGCTAAAAAAGAGGGCAGCTGATGAAGACCAACAGAGACAGGGGGTCTCATTTACATCATCATTTTTAAAGTAGTTCTCTGGGATATGAGGGTCGAGTCCCGCCTCATAATCACGAAAATACTCTCTTGCCAAAGTGTCACGATCATACTCCAAATGACCAAAACTATAAATCTCACGCAAATCTCGACTAGCCAGGATAGAAACCCCAACCTCAGGACCTTCTGACAGGATCTCCAGATTGGTCTTATTTAAGATTTCTTCTTTTAAAATCTCAGTATGACGAGAATGGGGAGCTACATAGCGATCATCAAAACCACGAAAGAGTAGATGGCCTTCTTTCAAGGTATCCTGAGGGTAAATGCCTGACAGTTTCTGCTCCATCTGGTGTTTTTCAACGCCATAGCGAGCATAAAGACCTGCTTGGGCCCCCCAGCAGATATGCAGGGTAGAAAAAACATGCGTCTTGGACCACTCAAGCACCTGACTGAATTCCTCCCAATAGTCCACTTCCTCAAATGGTAAATGCTCAATCGGAGCCCCTGTGATAATCATCCCATCAAAATACTCGTCCTTGACTTCAGGAAAAGTTTTATAAAAAGTCTCCATATGCTCTGCACGAGTCGTCTTGGAACGGTGGCTCTCCATATAGAGAAAGTCTATGTCCAATTGCAAAGGAGTATTTGCTAAATGCCGTAACAACTGGGTCTCTGTGACCACTTTTTTGGGCATTAGGTTTAAAATCAAAATTTTCAAGGGACGGATATCTTGGTGGGCCGCACGTTGATCATCCATGACAAAGATATTCTCTGTCCGTAAAATCTCAACAGCTGGCAATTTTTTATCAATTCTAATCGGCATAACCTTCTCCTAACTGTACTCTTTTAGAAATAATTGAATGTGTTTGAAGTCAAATCTCAAACACTTAGTCCTTTTATTATACTGCAAGAAGATATAGTTTTCAATTATAGTTTTTCTCTAACTAGCTATAGTTTGTTTATATAGCAGATGAAGAGAAAACAGCCCCAAGGACTGTTTTTCATTAATAATGCATAAGTACCTTGTAATCGTAATCTCCGATTTTTTCACGGCCTTTAAGCTCATCCAACTCAATCAAGAAGGCACAACCGGCTACAACTCCACCAAGTCTTTCGATCATTTCAATGGTTGCCTTGACAGTTCCACCTGTTGCCAAAAGATCATCTACGATGAGAACACGTTGGCCTGGCTTGATTGCATCAGCATGCATGGTCAAGGTATCAATACCATATTCTTTCTCATAGTCAGCAGAAATGACTTCACGTGGCAATTTCCCTGGTTTACGAACAGGTGCAAAGCCAATTCCCAACTCGAAAGCAACTGGGCAGCCAACAATAAATCCACGAGCCTCTGGACCCACGATCATGTCGATTTTCTTATCAGTTGCATACTGAACAATTTCACGAACAGCGTAGCTATAAGCATTTCCATCTGCCATCAAAGGGCTGATATCACGGAAGGTAATACCTTCCTTAGGATAATTTTCAATCGTTGCGATATAATCTTTTAAATTCATCTTTTTCTTTCTTTCAAAGTTTTTTACTCTCTATTATACCATATTTTCTGTGAAAGAAGAAGAGGAAACGCACTATTGCTACAAAGCTGATCAATGAACTGATTTTTCTAAAAGGTAATACTCATCAAAAAAAACGAGCACTTTCGTACTCGTCTTCTCTTTTATAAACTACTGATTAAAGTGAGTTTACGTCAACTTTGATACCAACACCTTGAGTAGTTGTGATTGTCAAGTTTGTTACGTAAGTTCCTTTAGCTGTAGCTGGTTTTGATTTTTGGATTGTTTCGTTGAAAGCTTTGAAGTTTTCAACCAATTTTTCAGCTTCAAATGATACTTTACCGATGATTGCTTGAACGTTACCTGCACGGTCAGCACGGTAAGTGATTTTACCACCTTTAGACTCTTCAACTGCTTTAGCAATATCCATTGTTACAGTACCAGTTTTAGGGTTTGGCATCAAGTTACGTGGTCCAAGGACACGTCCAAGACGTCCAACAAGAGCCATCATGTCAGGTGTAGCGATAACTACGTCAAAGTCCAACCAACCGTCGTTGATTTTCGCAACAAGGTCATCTTCACCAACAAAGTCTGCACCAGCAGCTTTTGCTTCTTCAGCTTTTGCACCACGTGCGAAAACAAGAACGCGTGAAGTTTTACCAGTTCCGTTTGGCAATACCATTGCTCCACGGATTTGTTGGTCAGCTTTTTTTACGTCGATGTTCAAGTTGTAAGCAACTTCTACAGTTGCGTCAAATTTTGCAAAGTTAGTTTCTTTTGCAAGTGCTACAGCTTCTTCTACACTGTATGCTTTTGTGCTGTCGATTTTCTCAAGAGCAGCACGAAGTTGTTTGCTTTTTTTAGCCATTTTCTATTCTCCTTGTAAGTGGTTCAATCGATTTTCATCTCCCACGTCACTCCTCGAAATGATGAAGTCTTGCGGGTTTTCAGTCTATTATTTTCCTTTTCCTACTTCGTTCAGTTCCTTTGCTGTACCTAAGTACAAGCCTCAGTCACTTGCCTAGTATGAAAAGCAACTAATAGACTGCTGTGAGATTTTCTACTGTGTTATTGATTAGTCAACAACAGTGAATCCCATAGAACGAGCAGTACCTTCGATCATACGCATTGCAGACTCAATGTTTGCTGCGTTCAAATCTGGCATCTTAGTTTCTGCAATTTCTTGTACTTGTGCACGAGTAACTGTAGCAACTTTAGTTTTGTTAGGTGTACCTGATCCTTTTTCAACACCTGCAGCTTTTTTCAAAAGAACAGCAGCTGGTGGTGTTTTTGTAACGAAAGTAAATGATTTGTCTTCGTATACTGAGATAACAACTGGAATGATCATACCAGCTTGGTCAGCTGTACGAGCGTTGAACTCTTTTGTGAATCCCATGATGTTGATACCAGCTTGACCAAGAGCAGGTCCAACTGGTGGAGCTGGTGTAGCTTTACCAGCAGGGATTTGCAATTTTACAAGTTTTTCGACTTTTTTAGCCATTTTTAAATCCTCCTTTGTGGTTTTGGCGGTAATGTAAGATTTTTACCTCCCACAAGTATGCTTTACACATACCTTTCCATTATACACTATTTATCTAAAAATGCAAGAGAAAAATTACTTTTTTAATCGACGTAATCTCCGCCTTCAAAGCCATAGTATTCTTCCAAACTGAGGCCACTTGCAGCAATTTCTT comes from Streptococcus oralis and encodes:
- a CDS encoding zinc ribbon domain-containing protein YjdM, whose translation is MNNLPNCPKCNSEYVYEDGSLLVCPECAYEWNPAEVAEVEEGVVAIDANGNKLADGDTVTLIKDLKVKGAPKDLKQGTRVKNIRIVEGDHNIDCKIDGFGAMKLKSEFVKKI
- a CDS encoding Dps family protein, with translation MVELKKEAVKDVTTLSKTAPVALAKTKEVLNQAVADLYVAHIALHQVHWYMRGRGFLVWHPKMDEYMDSLDSYLDEISERLITLGGKPYSTLTEFLQHSEIEEEEGEFRNVEESLERVLAIYRYLITLFQKALDVTDEEGDDVTNDIFVGAKAELEKTVWMLTAELGQAPGL
- the tpiA gene encoding triose-phosphate isomerase, with product MSRKPFIAGNWKMNKNPEEAKAFVEAVASKLPSSDLVEAGIAAPAVDLTAVLAAAKGSNLKVAAQNCYFENAGAFTGETSPQVLKEIGTDYVVIGHSERRDYFHETDEDINKKAKAIFANGMLPIICCGESLETYEAGKAAEFVGAQVSAALAGLTAEQVAASVIAYEPIWAIGTGKSASQDDAQKMCKVVRDVVAADFGQEVADKVRVQYGGSVKPENVASYMACPDVDGALVGGASLEAESFLALLDFVK
- a CDS encoding DnaD domain-containing protein, which gives rise to MTYFDAFKTGNLVLPSALLLHFKELFPSSEDFLVWQFFYLQNTTALGDISPSQIAEIIGKEVADVNQSISNLTENGLLQYRTIELNGEIELIFDASLAFERLDSLLDTQTPATTAPNPQNQLKDLVETFQQELGRLLTPFEIEDLSKTVKEDGVKADLIKEALREAVLNGKPNWKYIQAILRNWRHEGIKSVTQVEAKRAEREANNPKQVQASADFLDAMNLWQD
- the metA gene encoding homoserine O-acetyltransferase MetA — encoded protein: MPIRIDKKLPAVEILRTENIFVMDDQRAAHQDIRPLKILILNLMPKKVVTETQLLRHLANTPLQLDIDFLYMESHRSKTTRAEHMETFYKTFPEVKDEYFDGMIITGAPIEHLPFEEVDYWEEFSQVLEWSKTHVFSTLHICWGAQAGLYARYGVEKHQMEQKLSGIYPQDTLKEGHLLFRGFDDRYVAPHSRHTEILKEEILNKTNLEILSEGPEVGVSILASRDLREIYSFGHLEYDRDTLAREYFRDYEAGLDPHIPENYFKNDDVNETPCLCWSSSAALFFSNWVNYAVYQETPFDWRKVEDDAAAFGYL
- a CDS encoding adenine phosphoribosyltransferase; the protein is MNLKDYIATIENYPKEGITFRDISPLMADGNAYSYAVREIVQYATDKKIDMIVGPEARGFIVGCPVAFELGIGFAPVRKPGKLPREVISADYEKEYGIDTLTMHADAIKPGQRVLIVDDLLATGGTVKATIEMIERLGGVVAGCAFLIELDELKGREKIGDYDYKVLMHY
- the rplA gene encoding 50S ribosomal protein L1; this translates as MAKKSKQLRAALEKIDSTKAYSVEEAVALAKETNFAKFDATVEVAYNLNIDVKKADQQIRGAMVLPNGTGKTSRVLVFARGAKAEEAKAAGADFVGEDDLVAKINDGWLDFDVVIATPDMMALVGRLGRVLGPRNLMPNPKTGTVTMDIAKAVEESKGGKITYRADRAGNVQAIIGKVSFEAEKLVENFKAFNETIQKSKPATAKGTYVTNLTITTTQGVGIKVDVNSL
- the rplK gene encoding 50S ribosomal protein L11, coding for MAKKVEKLVKLQIPAGKATPAPPVGPALGQAGINIMGFTKEFNARTADQAGMIIPVVISVYEDKSFTFVTKTPPAAVLLKKAAGVEKGSGTPNKTKVATVTRAQVQEIAETKMPDLNAANIESAMRMIEGTARSMGFTVVD